Proteins co-encoded in one Spirosoma endbachense genomic window:
- a CDS encoding NAD(P)-dependent oxidoreductase has protein sequence MQITILGSTGQVGKVVMAQALKSGYQIKVLVRDPEKLGYLKEKVHVVAGNLLDEASVEKSLTGSVAVINVSGAVKEPDQLKKFKKIGDVLVSKMKQQGIKRLINISLAVIQLPQEKLDFKRKAIRVLVNLFFKEKKLVNEAIMAAVLEEKDLEWTFVRPAFFSTKPGSGVVLADDTKMQGTTIMLEDLAMFLVQQITSTEWMKKAPLVSSGTK, from the coding sequence ATGCAAATAACAATCCTGGGTTCAACTGGTCAGGTTGGCAAAGTAGTAATGGCTCAAGCTCTAAAATCCGGATATCAGATTAAGGTACTTGTCAGAGATCCTGAAAAATTGGGTTATTTGAAGGAGAAAGTACACGTAGTTGCTGGAAATTTATTGGACGAAGCATCGGTAGAAAAATCGTTAACAGGAAGCGTTGCGGTAATTAACGTTTCGGGGGCAGTAAAAGAGCCTGATCAACTTAAAAAGTTTAAAAAAATTGGAGACGTCCTGGTAAGTAAAATGAAGCAACAGGGCATAAAAAGGCTTATTAACATTTCTTTGGCAGTAATACAACTGCCTCAAGAAAAATTAGATTTTAAAAGAAAAGCAATAAGAGTTCTTGTCAATCTCTTCTTTAAAGAGAAAAAATTAGTGAATGAGGCAATAATGGCCGCGGTGCTAGAGGAAAAAGACCTTGAATGGACGTTTGTCCGACCAGCCTTTTTTTCGACAAAACCTGGCTCTGGGGTGGTACTAGCTGATGACACAAAAATGCAAGGAACAACAATTATGCTTGAAGACTTAGCAATGTTTTTGGTTCAGCAAATAACGTCTACTGAGTGGATGAAAAAAGCTCCTTTAGTTTCTTCAGGAACAAAGTAA
- a CDS encoding VOC family protein, translating into MELDHIFIFTHQAEQVASTLQSFGLSEGTANVHPGQGTACRRFFFQNAYLELAWVNNKDEIKNPVIERTKLWERSQYSLTQFCPFGLCFRTKQKSEQSIDLFFEDGWRYYSIYLPEGQFANIASNEDFPTEPMLFEMPFFGLSPKDYPFEKQQPLTHAKGFHQLTKVALTLPSPIKDFSLALRKVLHESMIQVSFGETYLAALEFDDGKQGKLKDFDPLIPLRITW; encoded by the coding sequence ATGGAGTTAGATCATATTTTTATATTTACTCATCAGGCGGAACAGGTCGCTAGCACATTACAATCCTTTGGCTTGAGTGAAGGCACAGCCAATGTCCACCCCGGCCAAGGAACTGCATGTCGGCGCTTCTTTTTTCAGAATGCGTACTTAGAATTAGCCTGGGTGAATAATAAAGATGAAATTAAAAACCCAGTGATCGAACGAACCAAACTGTGGGAAAGATCACAATATAGCCTCACCCAGTTTTGTCCATTTGGCCTTTGTTTCCGAACCAAACAGAAATCTGAACAGTCTATTGACCTATTTTTTGAGGATGGCTGGCGATATTATTCCATTTATTTACCCGAAGGTCAATTTGCCAACATTGCCTCAAATGAGGATTTCCCAACGGAACCTATGCTCTTTGAGATGCCATTTTTTGGCTTGTCTCCGAAAGACTACCCGTTTGAAAAGCAGCAACCATTGACTCATGCAAAGGGATTCCATCAACTGACGAAAGTAGCCTTAACGCTTCCTTCTCCAATCAAGGACTTTTCCCTGGCTCTCAGAAAGGTTCTTCATGAAAGTATGATTCAAGTATCATTTGGTGAGACCTATTTAGCAGCCTTAGAATTTGACGATGGCAAACAAGGTAAACTGAAAGATTTCGATCCTTTGATTCCATTACGTATTACCTGGTAG
- a CDS encoding SgcJ/EcaC family oxidoreductase gives MKIRSAIKSALVFTLILTSASLRAQNVKDSVSIQGILQQEDQAWNKGDAPAYSQPFSTDGTFTNIAGMFFKGHKAFLDQHEVIFKSFFKNTVLKQKIVSLKFVRSDVALLETLCQVSGFAKEGLPPRLQLDAKGQLNTRLLQVLAKEAGGWKVVSYHNVDIKPGTPIPE, from the coding sequence ATGAAAATACGTTCAGCTATCAAGAGTGCCTTGGTTTTTACCCTGATCCTTACCTCTGCAAGCCTTCGTGCCCAAAACGTGAAGGACTCAGTGTCTATTCAAGGTATCCTCCAGCAGGAAGACCAAGCTTGGAATAAGGGGGATGCCCCGGCTTACTCTCAGCCATTTTCTACAGATGGTACCTTTACCAATATTGCAGGTATGTTCTTCAAAGGGCATAAAGCATTTTTAGACCAGCACGAGGTGATTTTCAAAAGCTTTTTTAAGAATACGGTCCTAAAACAAAAAATTGTATCCCTCAAATTTGTCCGCTCCGATGTAGCTCTTTTGGAAACCTTATGCCAAGTATCGGGCTTTGCCAAAGAAGGTCTACCTCCCAGACTTCAGTTAGACGCCAAAGGGCAACTTAATACCCGTTTATTGCAGGTATTGGCTAAAGAGGCAGGCGGTTGGAAAGTTGTTTCCTATCACAACGTAGATATAAAACCGGGTACCCCTATTCCTGAATAA